One window of Quercus robur chromosome 12, dhQueRobu3.1, whole genome shotgun sequence genomic DNA carries:
- the LOC126708150 gene encoding uncharacterized protein LOC126708150, translating into MSVAQPPTEDSNPKPKRGKMKVRPALSFSDKDKVGTVQPHDDALVVTLRVGGYDMKRVLVDQGSSAEIMYPNLYEGLRLKLEDLASYDSPLVGFDGKVVIPKDQIKLPVQVSSEVVKVDFIVVGAYSLYTAIMA; encoded by the coding sequence ATGTCTGTAGCTCAGCCACCTACCGAAGACTCCAACCCTAAGCCAAAGAGGGGTAAGATGAAGGTCCGACCAGCATTGAGTTTTTCTGATAAAGACAAAGTTGGAACCGTgcagccacatgatgatgccctAGTGGTCACCCTTAGGGTAGGAGGGTATGATATGAAGAGGGTGTTGGTAGATCAAGGCAGTAGTGCAGAGATTATGTACCCTAATTTGTATGAAGGGCTAAGATTGAAACTTGAAGATTTGGCAAGTTATGATTCACCCTTAGTGGGTTTTGATGGGAAAGTTGTTATTCCAAAGGACCAGATTAAACTACCTGTGCAAGTAAGTTCAGAAGTGGTGAaggtggacttcattgtggtgGGTGCTTATTCTCTCTATACGGCCATTATGGCATGA